The region GGCCGTCGAGATACTCCTCCATCAGGAAGTCCTGGAGCAGCATCAGCGTCGAGACCCGGTCGGTCCTGGTGCCCGACAGCCGCCGCACCTCGGCCCAGACCCGGTCGGCGTCGGCGGGACCGTCCAGGCGCTGCACCCCGATGCTGGCGGTGGCGTCGGTCGGCTTGACGATGAAGGGGTAGCCGACGCGCTCGCCGAAGGCGTCCAGGTCATCGCGCCCGCGCAGCGGCCGGGCGCGGACCGCGTCGGGGTCGAGCCCGGCCAGGTGCTCGCGCATGGCCGCCTTGTCGCGGAAGCGCCGGGTGACCTCGTAGCCGGTGCCGCCCAGGGCGAACAGGTCGTTGATACGGGCCGCGTTCTCCAGGCCCGGCTCGGTGATCGAGGTGGCGGCGGCGAAACCGGGGGTGTCCCGGAGCCGCTCGGCTATCGGCTCCACCAGGTCCCAGCGGGTGTAGTCGACCACCTCCAGCAGGTCGGCGAGGCGTTCCTGCTCGGCGCTGACCTTGGTGGGGTGCTGGAGCAGCAGGACGTACAAGCCCAACTGCTTGGCCTTGGCCACTGTTTCGTCGGTGGCGCCGACGAGCAGCAGCGAACGCTCAGGATTCATGGGTGCGTTCCGATCCGTTCCGGTGTGGAGGCTGCGGTTCCGTGCGCGGGCTGTCCTGAGGTGCCAGGGCCGGCGCATGGCCGACGACCGCCTCCGGGGCGCGTACATGCACCCCCTTGGGCACATCGCTGAGCACCAGGGACATCGCACCGATCAGTGCATCGTCGCTGACGGTGATCGGCCCGAGCAAGGTCGCCCCCGCGCCGACGGTGACGCCGTTGCCGAGCCGGGGATGGCGGCGGGCGCCCCGCCGCGCGTGCTCCTGCTCGTGCCACCAGCCGAAGGAGCCCAGCGTGACCTGGTGGAAGAGCGATACGTCGTCGCCGATCACGGCGGTCTCGCCGACCACCACCCCGCTGCCGTGGTCGACGAAGAACCGCCGGCCGATCCGCGCGCCCGGGTGGATGTCGATGCCTCCGGTGAGGACCTTGGTGGCGGTGCACACCAGGCGGGCGATGAGGTAACGGCGGTGCCGGTAGAGGAAGTTGCCGGTGCGGTAGCCCAGCAGGGTCAGCACGGTCGGGTGCAGCAGCGCCTCGGTGCGCGACCGGACCGACGGGTCGCGGGCCACGATGACGTCGAGGGTCTCCCCGATCCGCCGGCGCAGCGAGGGCGAGGCCCGCACCCTGCTCATCCGGCCGGCCGCAGCGCCGCGCCGACCGCGGCCGGGCTCTCCCCGGCGTCGGGCCACCAGCTGAGGTAGCGCTCCCCGGTGTCGGGGAAGACGGTGGCGACGGTGGCCCCGGCCAGGTCGTGCCGGCGCGCCAATTCCACGCAGCCGTGGGCGGCGGCGCCCGAGGAGACGCCGACCAGCAGCCCGGTGGCGGCGGCGATGGCGCGGGTGGTGGCCGCGGCGTCCTCGTCCGCGACGACGATCACCTCGTCGATGGCCGCGACATCCGTGACCGGGCTGGTGAATCCGCCGTTCAGACCGGGGATGCGGTGCGGTCCCGGCGCGCCGCCCGACAGCAGGGGCGAGCCCGCGGGCTCGACCGCCACGACGTTCAGCCGGGGATTGCGCTCCCTGAGGTAGTGCGCGATACCGGTCAGGGTGCCGCCGGTGCCGACGCCGCACACCAGGTGGTCGACCCGGCCGCCGGTGTCCCGCCAGATCTCCGGGCCGGTCGTCTCGTAGTGGGCGCGGACGTTGTCGGCGTTCAGGTGCTGGCCCGCGTACCAGGACCCGTCGGTCTCGGCGTGCAGCTTCTCCGCCCGCTCCACACAGGCGGCGAAGCCGAGGGTGTGGTCGGTGAACTCGACCTCGGCGCCGAGCATCCGCAAGGTCAGCAGGCGCTCCCGCGAGGCGTTGTCGGGCAGCACGATCCGGCAGGCGTAGCCGCGGGCGGCGGCCAGCGCGGCGAGCGCGATACCGGTGTTGCCCGAGGTGGACTCGATGACCGTCCCGCCGGGCAGCAGCGCCCCCGACTCCTCGGCGGCGCGCAGCATGAACAGGGCGGCCCGGTCCTTGATGCTGGACAGCGGGTTGGCCGCCTCCAGCTTGGCCAGCACGCGCGCGTCGGCGGGCAGCCCGGGCAGGCGCAGCCGCAACATCGGCGTATTGCCCACGAGTTCATCGAGCGAGCCGACGACACGGCCGGTGGTTGGTTCGGTCACGGGGCCCTCCGGATCACTTCGGCTCGACACGCGTCCCGGGTTTCCGTGCGCTGCGGGGCACGTGCTCGCCCAAAACCTGCCGCTCCGCGTGCGCGATGGCCACGCCGCCCATGGTTCGGGTTGCCGCACTGCACTGATTGCGGGGGTCCCCCGCGGCGCGCAGCCCGGCGCGAATCCGTACGTTCGAGCGCGAGGTCGAGGCCCCATCCGAATACGGGGGTACGTTGATGAAGAGCCTGGACGCCGCTGGAACATGCCTGCCGGAACTGCTGGATTCGCAGGCGCTCGCCCGCCCCGGCGACATCGCCGTGGTCCACGAGGGCGAGTCGCTCACCTTCCGCGAACTGGCCGACCAGGCCGCCGACGTGGCACGTTACCTGTACCACCTCGGCGTCGGCGCGGACGCGGGCGTGGGGCTCTTCGTCGAACCCTCGCTGGATCTGGTGATCGGTGCCTGGGGCGTTCTGCGCTCCGGCGGCGCCTATCTTCCGCTCTCGCCCGACTATCCGGAAGAGCGCATTCACCATATTGTGCGCGATGCCCGATTAGCCGTCGTGCTCACCCAGGAATCGCTGCGCCACCGGCTCGCTGAGTTCCTCGGCGCGGAAACCGTCGTCATCACCCTCGACGACGTCGTGGACTTCGCCAAGGGCCGGTCCGACGAGGAATCCGCCGATCTGCCCGGCGGCCCGCGCCCGGCGGATCTGGCGTACGTCATCTACACCTCGGGCAGCACCGGCAGGCCCAAGGGCGTGACGATCGAGCACCGCTCCATCGCGCACCAGATGCGCTGGCTCGCCGACTCCTTCGGGCTCGGCGCGGGCGCGACCGTGCTCCAGAAGACCCCGGTCAGCTTCGACGCGGCCCAGTGGGAGATCCTGGCGCCCGCGTACGGCAGCCGGGTGGTGGTCGGGTCGGGCGGCATCCACCGGGATCCCACCCGCCTGATCGAGGCCGTCGTCCGCCACGGCGTCACGACCCTCCAGTGCGTGCCGACCCTGCTGCAGGCCCTGGTCGACACCGACGCGCTCGACCGCTGCACCTCGCTCACCCACCTCTTCAGCGGCGGCGAGGCACTGTCCCGTTCGCTCGCCGGGCAGTTGGCCTCGGCACTTCCGGGGGCCGCCCTGGTCAACCTCTACGGCCCGACCGAGTGCACCATCAACACCTCGGCCCACACCGTCGATCCCGCCGCCCTCGGCGAAGGCCCCGGCGCCCTGCCGATCGGCACGCCCGTGACCGGCCTGCGCTATCACATCCTGGACGCCGAGGGCCGTCCCGTGCCGCCGGGCACGACCGGTGAACTGCACATCAGCGGCATCCAGTTGGCCCGCGGCTATCTGCACCAGCCGCTGCTCACCGCCGAGCGCTTCTTGCCGAACACCGCCGCGGGCGCGTCCGAGCCGGGCCACGAACGGCTCTACCGCACCGGCGACCTGGCCCACTTCAATCCCGACGGCACGGCCCAGTTCGCCGGCCGGGCCGACAACCAGGTCAAGCTGCGCGGCTTCCGTATCGAGCTGGACGAGATACGGCTGGCCATCGAGGCCCACGACTGGGTCAGGAACGCCGCCGTGCTGCTGCGCACCGACCCGCGCACCGGCTCCCAGCACCTGGTGGCGTGCATCGAACTGAGCCCGCGCGAGGCCGCGTTGATGGACCAGGGCGAGCACGCGGACCACCATGTGTCGAAGTCGTCCAAGCTCCAGGTCAAGGCCCAGCTGTCGAACCCGGGCGTGCGGGACGCGGCCGACCTGTCGGGCCGGCCCGCCGTACGCCTGCCCGGCGCCGCCGCCGGCCCCGAGCAGCGCCGCCGGGCCTTCGCGCGCAAGACGTACCGCTTCTACGAGGGCGACCAGCTCGCGGCGGCGGACGTCCTCGCGGCGCTCGGGCGTACGGCACAAGGCGCCGGATCGCGCCGCCCCGAGGAACTGACCCTGGCCGAACTCGGCGGCCTGCTGCGGAATTTCGGCCAGCACCTCAGCGGGGAGCGCCTGCTGCCGAAGTACGCCTACGCCTCCCCCGGCTCGCTCTACGCGACGCAGCTGTACCTGGAGCTGGCCGGGATCGCGGGCCTGGCGGCGGGCTGCTACTACTACCACCCGGTCGACCACGAACTGGTGCTGGTCCACGGCGCCGAGGCGTCCGCACAGCCCCGGGCGCGGGTGCACTTCATCGGCCGCAGATCGGCGATCGAACCGGTGTACAAGAAGAACATCCAGGAGGTCCTGGAGATCGAGGCCGGCCACATGGCCGGCCTGTTCGACGAGGTGCTGCCCGCCCACGGCCTCGCGCTGGCCGAGGCGGCGTACGACAGCGGCCTGCCGCGCCGGCTGGGCTGCGCCGAGGGCGACTACTACCTGGGCTCCTTCGCGCTGGCGCCCTGGACGGCGGCGCGCACGCGGAAGTCCCCCGACATCTACGTGCAGTTCCACCCCGGCAGCGGGGCAGGACTGCCCAGCGGCCAGTACCGCTACCGGGACGGCGGCCTGCACCGGATCAGCGACCAGCTGGTCCTCAAGCGGCATGTGATCGCCATCAACCAGGCGGTCTACGAGCGGTCCGGCTTCGGCATCACCCTCGTCGGCCCCGCGGCCGGGCAGCGCGGGGAGCGGATGAGCTATCTGGAGCTGGGCCGCGAACTGCAGCGCCTGATGATGAACACCGCCAACCTGGGCTTCATGTCCGCGGGTTACAGCTCCCGCGCGGGCCACGACCTGCCCGCCGCCAGGCGCATGGCGGCGATCCTGCGGGAGGCGGGCCAGCGCACCGGGCCCTCGTACTTCGTCGTCGGCGGCAAGGTCAGCGAGGAGCAGATCAGCCACGAGGGCATGTACGAGGACCAGGTGCACATGAAGGGTCCGGCGGAGCTGATCAGGGAGGACCTGACCTCCTCCCTGCCCGAATTCATGCTCCCCGGGCAGATCCTCGTCCTGCCCCGGCTGCCGCACACCCCGAACGGCAAGCTCGACACCAAGGCCCTCCAGGGGTACGTGGCCGAGGCGGCGGCCCGCGCGCGTCCGGTGGTGGAGCCGCGCAACCGGGTCGAGGCGCGGTTGTGCGCCCTGTGGGGCACGGCGATGCGGCGGGACTCCGTCTCCGTGCACGACGACTTCTTCCAGCTCGGCGGGAATTCGCTGATCGCGGTCGCGCTGGTCAAGCGGATCAACGAGGCGTTCGGCTGCGGCCTGCCGCCCCAAGTGCTGTTCGAGGCGCCCACGGTGGCGAAGCTGGCCGAGGCGGTGAGCGCCCGGGCCGCCGCCACCGCCTCCCGGCTGGCGCCGCTACGGGCCGGGGGCGACGGGCCGCCGGTCTTCTGCTGGCCGGGGCTCGGCGGCTTCACGATGAATCTGCGGCTGCTCGCGGCCCGCGCGCCCGGGGAACGCCCGTTCTACGGCGTCCAGTCGCACGGGATCAACGAGGGCGAGACGCCGTTCCCGACCATCGAGGAGATGGCCGCCGCCGACGTCGCGGCGCTGCGGCAGGTCCAGCCGGCGGGTCCGTACACGCTGTGGGGCTACTCCTTCGGCGCGCGGGTCGCCTTCGAGACGGCGTGGCAGCTGGAGCAGTCGGGGGAGCGGGTGGAGCAGCTGTTCCTGCTGGCACCGGGCTCGCCGCGGGTGGCGGGCGCCCCCGGGCAGGCGGCGGCGGCCGACTTCGCCGATCCCGTCTTCACCACCCTGCTCTTCTCCGTCTTCGGCAGCACGGTGAGCGGCCCGGTCCTGAAGGAGTGCCTGCGCGAGACCACCGACGCGGAGAGCTTCGCGCGGTTCATCGACCGCCGGTTCCCGCAGCTGGACCCCGGGCTGATCCGCCGGGTGGTGACCGTCGTCCGCCGCACCTACGGATTCACCTACGATCACATCGATCCGGCCGCCCGCCGGGTCTCGGCACCCGTCACGGTCTTCCGTGCCCAGGGCGACGAACCCTCCTTCATCGAACGCGTCCAGGGCCGCACGGCCGCCCCGCCCGCCGTCGTCCACCTGGAGGCCGGCCACTACGGGATGCTGCGCGACCCGGGCGTGGACGAGCTGGTCAAAGCGCTCCTGCGGGCCGCACCACGACCGGCGGCGGACCAGGCCGAACAACAGACAAGGAAGCTCCCATGCCCCACGTGACCATCCAGCACTTCCCGAAGCCCCTCACCGCCGAGCAGCAGGCCCGCCTGGTGGAGCAGCTGACGGCCGCCGTCCAGGAGGCGTTCGGGGTCGGCGAGAGCGCGGTCTCGATCGCCCTGACGCCGGTCGCCCCCGAGGACTGGGACGCCCAGGTCTACCAGCCCGAGATCGCCGCGCACCGCGAGCAGTTGGCGAAGCAGCCGGGCTACTGATCCCGGGTCCGCGGGGCCGGTCGGGGGAGCACGCGGGACACGGTCATGGACGAGCGGTGGGAGAGCGGCCGCCGGCCGGCGTCCGCGAGCAGGTCGACGGGTACGTGCTCCAGGACGCCTTCATACGGGCGGTCCGCACGGTCTTCGACGCCGGCCGCGGCTCCGGCCCGGGCCTGAACGAAGCCCAGCACGTCGTCAACGACCGCTACCGCCACCACGGCGACACCGTCGCCCGCACCCCCGACAGCCCCGTCGACCCCGGCTGTGCTTCTTCCTGGGGCGCGGGGCTGAGCGGGCCGGCCCGACGTGGCCGAGGGCGCCCTCCGCAGCGATGAGTTCCGGCCGGGACGTGAGTCTGTCCTGCTGAGCGTCGTACGACGCTGCCCGGCACGAGACACCACGGAGGGCACCATGACGACCACGCCCGGCAACGCGAGCAGCGACCTCCCCGGCACGCCGCCGGTTGTCGACCTGGCCACCTGGCAGGCGGCGCGCGAGGAGCTGCTGGTCCGCGAGAAGGCGCACACCCATGAGGGCGACGCGATCGCCGCGGCCCGGCGGCGGCTGCCGATGGTCGAGCTCGACGGGACGGCCGAGGTCGTCGGACCCGACGGGCCGGTCCCGTTCCTCGACCTGTTCCAGGGGCGCGACGAGCTCGTGGTCTACCAGCACATGTGGTACGACGGCGCGCCGCACCAGGGGCAGTGCGAGGGCTGCACCACCACCGCCTGGCACGCGAAGGACGCCGTCTACCTCAACGCCCGGGGCGTCTCCTTCGCCGTCCTGACCTCGGGCCGGTGGGACGAGGTGGCCGCCTACGTCGAGTTCATGGGCTACACCCAGCCCTGGTATTCGGTGCGGGGCGTGGCCGCGCCGATCGGCGGACAGATGGGCCACCTCGCCGCCTTCCTGCGCGACGGCGACCGCGTGTTCCTCACCTACTCCACGACCGGCCGCGGCAATGAGCCCGTCAACGGTTCCCTCGCCCTGCTCGACATGACGCCGTACGGCCGCGGCGAGGCGTGGGAGGACGACCCCGAGGGCCGGCCCGTGATCGGCGATGCCCGCGAGGAGCACCCGTCCAAGGGCCACCAGGCCTGCTGGTACTGGCGCTCGGACGCCGACGGCGCCGCGACCTGGGGCCCGACCAGCCGCCCCGTACCGCAGTGGACCCGCCCCGGCGCGACCCCCGTGCACACCCTCGGCCGCCACGGCCCCCACCACTGACGCGCCCTCACCATCCCCGCCGTCCCCCCAGGCGCCGCGCGGCACCGGGCGACCTGCCGTCGCAGGCACAGCGCCTGGGACCTGCCCGCAGCGACCGCCGGGGGCTCCCCCCGGCCAAGGGCTCGGCACCGCGGGAGCACGCCCGCGGCCTGATGCGTACGCCATGCGTACCGGACGCCGGCGGCCCCTCTCGCGCGAACCGGGCGAGAGGGGCCGCCGGCCTGCGTAAATCCTTCTGGATCACGCTCGATCCGCCTCGATCCGATCCTCGTGCTGACACGTCAGCACACCCCCCTCGGGTTGCGGTCGCGAACACACCGTCACGGCTCAGCCGGGGCGCCGATCGCGGAGGCGTCGCTGACCAGGTAGGCGATCGGCGGCAGGGGCATGCTCTCCACCCCACTGCTCCGGGCCCGCTTTGAACTCCTTCGGCCACCCAGTGCGCGCCTCACACAGCGACGAGCCGGACCCGGTCGCCGCACAGCTTGGTCATGTCGTCGATGCCGGATGTCAGCATGACCACTGGATGCTGCTGCCGCACTGCGGCCTCAGCCACAGCCGCGTCAATGGCGTACTTGTGACCATGCAGACCGGCGCCGATCAACAGGGCCGAGGCCGCCTTCGCCTCCTCATCTCCGACCGGCATCACACGAAGGCCCGATAGCAGCCAGCTCAAGCGGGCCCTGGCGAGGAGGGGGAAGGGCCTCTCCTGACCTGTGGACACGGCCTTGCTGAGGCTTACGTCAGCACCACCGAGCTGCCATGCCAGCACAGGAAATCAGGACAAAAACACCCCCCTGACCATATTTTCGCAGGTCAGAGGGGTGAATGCGTGTGGAGCCTAGGAGATTCGAACTCCTGACATCTGCCTTGCAAAGGCAGCGCTCTACCAACTGAGCTAAGGCCCCGCGTCGGAAACAGCGTACCGGGTCGGGTGGGGTGGGCTGAAACGGGATACGGCCCGCCTAGGATGGTTTGCGGATTCGCAGGCGCAAATGGGGAGCGGCTATGGACGGCTCGGGGCAGGACGCCGTGGCTCGGGCGGTCGAGGCCAGGGAGTTGCAGCGGGGGTGGTACGGGGAGCCGCTGGGGGAACTGTTCCAGCGGCTGATCGGGGATCTGGGGCTCAATCAGGCGCGGCTGGCGGCAGTGCTCGGACTGTCCGCGCCGATGCTGTCGCAGCTCAAGAGCGGGCAGCGGGCCAAGATCGGGAATCCGGCGGTGGTGCAGCGGCTCCAGGCGCTGCAGGAGCTGTCCGGGCAGGTGGCGGACGGGCGGACCGGGGCGCTGGAGGCCGCGGCCAGGATGGACGAGATCCGCGAGTCGGCGGGCTCCTCCGTGCTCGGCACGACGACGCATTCGGTCGCCGCGGACGGGGCTGCGCCCCGGCAGGTGGTGCGGGGCATCCAGGAGGTGCTGCGGTCGGTCGCATCGGCCGAGGAGATCGAGCAGGCGGCCCACTCCCTCGCGCCGACCCATCCCCACCTGGCAGAGTTCCTTCGTGTGTACGGCGCCGGGCGCACCAGTGAGGCCGTCGCCCACTACGAGTCGCACCGGGACTGACAGGACAGCAAGCAGGGGGAGAGCGGTACGCCATGGGTGAGGTCTTCGCTGGCCGTTACGAGCTGGTCGACCCGATCGGGCGCGGCGGTGCCGGCGCGGTCTGGCGGGCCTGGGACCAGCGGCGGCGCCGCTATGTGGCGGCGAAGGTCCTCCAGCAGAGCGACGCCCACGCCCTGCTGCGCTTCGTCCGCGAACAGGCGATGCGTATCGACCATCCGCATGTGCTGGCCCCGGCGAGCTGGGCGGCCGACGACGACAAGGTCCTGTTCACCATGGACCTGGTGCACGGCGGCTCGCTGGCGCACCTGATCGGCGACTACGGGCCGCTGCCGCCGCGCTATGTGTGCGTCCTGGTCGACCAGTTGCTGTCCGGGCTGCACGCGGTGCACGCCGAGGGCATCATCCACCGGGACATCAAGCCGGCCAACATCCTGCTGGAGGCGACCGGCACCGGCACCCCGCACGTACGGCTGTCGGACTTCGGCATCGCCATGCGCAAGGGTGAACCGCGGCTGACCGAGGCCGATTATGTGGTCGGTACGCCGGGGTATTTCGCGCCGGAGCAGATGATGGGCGCGGAGCCGGACGTACCCGCGGACCTCTACGCCGTCGGCCTGGTCGCCCTTTATCTGCTGGGCGGCCAGAAGCCGGACGCCCGGGCCATCGCGCAGCGCTTCCTCGCCGACGGCGTGCCGCCGGCCCCCACCGGGGTGCCGGAGTCGCTGTGGCAGGTCATCGGGGCCCTGCTGCAGCCGGACCCGCGGGCCCGGTTCCGTACCGCCACAGGAGCGCGCAAGGCGCTGGCGGGCGCCGTCGAGATGCTGCCGGAGCCGCCGCCGGGGGAGGAGCCGGTGGAGATCTTCGACCAGATCGGACCGCTGCCCGAGGGCTTCGGCCCGCACGGCCCCCTGTCGGCGGCGGCGGACCGCACAGACCGCAGCGGACCCGGGACCGTATCCGCGGCCGTACGCCCGCCCGTGCCGTCCGCACCGCCGCGCCGGACCCCCGAGCCCGGCTACGTGTCCCCCACGAACGGCTACCCGCTGCCGGCCCCCGCGCCGCACCCGGCGACCAGGACCGACGTCCCGGTCCCCGCGGCGGCCCGACCCGTCCCGCTGCCCGAACCGGAACCGGCACCGACGCCCACGTCGGCACCGGCAGCCGCGCACCCGCAGCCCCAGCCCCACCTCCAGCCGGCGCCGCAAGGACCGGCCGCCTCCCCCGCGCTGCCCGCCCGCACGCACAAACCGGGACCACCCGCCAAAGTGGTGATCCCGGTCCTCGTGCTGGCCGCGATCTGCTTCGCGGTCGGCATCCTCGCGCTGACCTCCGGCTGACCGGCCAGGCCGTCCCGTCACGACGACGCGGCGGCGGCCGAACCGGTCAGGACGTCACCAGGACGGCGGCGGCCCGAAACCGGACTGCGGCGGCAACTGCCGCGTGACGGTGTCGGGCGTGGCCGCCCGCCGCCGCGCGGTCAGGAACCAGCCCGCGAGCGCCAGCAGCAGCACCGTCCCCGCGCCGAGCGCCGCGAAGCCCAGGAACCGCTTCGCGGAGTTGCCGGACGACGAGGACGCGGCAGACTGCGGCGTCCCGTCGGCCGCGGACACGTCGTGCGCATCGACACCGATCCCGGCGGCCTTCGGGTCCCCGGCGTAGGCGGGCGCGTCCTGGGTCGCGCCCGTGACGTCGACCCGCAGCGTCACCGGCACGGCGCCGCTGACGGCCTTGGCCACGTCCGGGTGCACGGTGACG is a window of Streptomyces sp. NBC_01477 DNA encoding:
- a CDS encoding DNA-binding protein, translated to MDGSGQDAVARAVEARELQRGWYGEPLGELFQRLIGDLGLNQARLAAVLGLSAPMLSQLKSGQRAKIGNPAVVQRLQALQELSGQVADGRTGALEAAARMDEIRESAGSSVLGTTTHSVAADGAAPRQVVRGIQEVLRSVASAEEIEQAAHSLAPTHPHLAEFLRVYGAGRTSEAVAHYESHRD
- a CDS encoding serine O-acetyltransferase, whose product is MSRVRASPSLRRRIGETLDVIVARDPSVRSRTEALLHPTVLTLLGYRTGNFLYRHRRYLIARLVCTATKVLTGGIDIHPGARIGRRFFVDHGSGVVVGETAVIGDDVSLFHQVTLGSFGWWHEQEHARRGARRHPRLGNGVTVGAGATLLGPITVSDDALIGAMSLVLSDVPKGVHVRAPEAVVGHAPALAPQDSPRTEPQPPHRNGSERTHES
- a CDS encoding amino acid adenylation domain-containing protein; this encodes MKSLDAAGTCLPELLDSQALARPGDIAVVHEGESLTFRELADQAADVARYLYHLGVGADAGVGLFVEPSLDLVIGAWGVLRSGGAYLPLSPDYPEERIHHIVRDARLAVVLTQESLRHRLAEFLGAETVVITLDDVVDFAKGRSDEESADLPGGPRPADLAYVIYTSGSTGRPKGVTIEHRSIAHQMRWLADSFGLGAGATVLQKTPVSFDAAQWEILAPAYGSRVVVGSGGIHRDPTRLIEAVVRHGVTTLQCVPTLLQALVDTDALDRCTSLTHLFSGGEALSRSLAGQLASALPGAALVNLYGPTECTINTSAHTVDPAALGEGPGALPIGTPVTGLRYHILDAEGRPVPPGTTGELHISGIQLARGYLHQPLLTAERFLPNTAAGASEPGHERLYRTGDLAHFNPDGTAQFAGRADNQVKLRGFRIELDEIRLAIEAHDWVRNAAVLLRTDPRTGSQHLVACIELSPREAALMDQGEHADHHVSKSSKLQVKAQLSNPGVRDAADLSGRPAVRLPGAAAGPEQRRRAFARKTYRFYEGDQLAAADVLAALGRTAQGAGSRRPEELTLAELGGLLRNFGQHLSGERLLPKYAYASPGSLYATQLYLELAGIAGLAAGCYYYHPVDHELVLVHGAEASAQPRARVHFIGRRSAIEPVYKKNIQEVLEIEAGHMAGLFDEVLPAHGLALAEAAYDSGLPRRLGCAEGDYYLGSFALAPWTAARTRKSPDIYVQFHPGSGAGLPSGQYRYRDGGLHRISDQLVLKRHVIAINQAVYERSGFGITLVGPAAGQRGERMSYLELGRELQRLMMNTANLGFMSAGYSSRAGHDLPAARRMAAILREAGQRTGPSYFVVGGKVSEEQISHEGMYEDQVHMKGPAELIREDLTSSLPEFMLPGQILVLPRLPHTPNGKLDTKALQGYVAEAAARARPVVEPRNRVEARLCALWGTAMRRDSVSVHDDFFQLGGNSLIAVALVKRINEAFGCGLPPQVLFEAPTVAKLAEAVSARAAATASRLAPLRAGGDGPPVFCWPGLGGFTMNLRLLAARAPGERPFYGVQSHGINEGETPFPTIEEMAAADVAALRQVQPAGPYTLWGYSFGARVAFETAWQLEQSGERVEQLFLLAPGSPRVAGAPGQAAAADFADPVFTTLLFSVFGSTVSGPVLKECLRETTDAESFARFIDRRFPQLDPGLIRRVVTVVRRTYGFTYDHIDPAARRVSAPVTVFRAQGDEPSFIERVQGRTAAPPAVVHLEAGHYGMLRDPGVDELVKALLRAAPRPAADQAEQQTRKLPCPT
- a CDS encoding DUF899 domain-containing protein → MTTTPGNASSDLPGTPPVVDLATWQAAREELLVREKAHTHEGDAIAAARRRLPMVELDGTAEVVGPDGPVPFLDLFQGRDELVVYQHMWYDGAPHQGQCEGCTTTAWHAKDAVYLNARGVSFAVLTSGRWDEVAAYVEFMGYTQPWYSVRGVAAPIGGQMGHLAAFLRDGDRVFLTYSTTGRGNEPVNGSLALLDMTPYGRGEAWEDDPEGRPVIGDAREEHPSKGHQACWYWRSDADGAATWGPTSRPVPQWTRPGATPVHTLGRHGPHH
- a CDS encoding PLP-dependent cysteine synthase family protein, whose protein sequence is MTEPTTGRVVGSLDELVGNTPMLRLRLPGLPADARVLAKLEAANPLSSIKDRAALFMLRAAEESGALLPGGTVIESTSGNTGIALAALAAARGYACRIVLPDNASRERLLTLRMLGAEVEFTDHTLGFAACVERAEKLHAETDGSWYAGQHLNADNVRAHYETTGPEIWRDTGGRVDHLVCGVGTGGTLTGIAHYLRERNPRLNVVAVEPAGSPLLSGGAPGPHRIPGLNGGFTSPVTDVAAIDEVIVVADEDAAATTRAIAAATGLLVGVSSGAAAHGCVELARRHDLAGATVATVFPDTGERYLSWWPDAGESPAAVGAALRPAG
- a CDS encoding tautomerase family protein, with the protein product MPHVTIQHFPKPLTAEQQARLVEQLTAAVQEAFGVGESAVSIALTPVAPEDWDAQVYQPEIAAHREQLAKQPGY
- a CDS encoding serine/threonine-protein kinase — encoded protein: MGEVFAGRYELVDPIGRGGAGAVWRAWDQRRRRYVAAKVLQQSDAHALLRFVREQAMRIDHPHVLAPASWAADDDKVLFTMDLVHGGSLAHLIGDYGPLPPRYVCVLVDQLLSGLHAVHAEGIIHRDIKPANILLEATGTGTPHVRLSDFGIAMRKGEPRLTEADYVVGTPGYFAPEQMMGAEPDVPADLYAVGLVALYLLGGQKPDARAIAQRFLADGVPPAPTGVPESLWQVIGALLQPDPRARFRTATGARKALAGAVEMLPEPPPGEEPVEIFDQIGPLPEGFGPHGPLSAAADRTDRSGPGTVSAAVRPPVPSAPPRRTPEPGYVSPTNGYPLPAPAPHPATRTDVPVPAAARPVPLPEPEPAPTPTSAPAAAHPQPQPHLQPAPQGPAASPALPARTHKPGPPAKVVIPVLVLAAICFAVGILALTSG